One window of the Candidatus Baltobacteraceae bacterium genome contains the following:
- a CDS encoding NAD(P)-dependent oxidoreductase, which yields MSLNLVGRRCVVIGAANDREAIEKEASLRESGADVRWIQDPSVLRDEDVTDAYFVISCPLDDALSARLRSLADEHKFLLCCIDQPKYGFVAMAAIAKAGPVRIAIATSGLAPRVGKILKARLQAAMDARFARFVERLGEMKVKMQREKPGPAHADERRSAMIEAARGFDADVRFTYPPWFDAP from the coding sequence GTGAGCCTCAATTTGGTGGGGCGGCGTTGCGTGGTGATCGGTGCCGCGAACGACCGTGAAGCAATCGAAAAGGAGGCGTCGCTGCGCGAATCCGGCGCCGACGTGCGCTGGATCCAGGACCCGTCGGTACTGCGAGACGAGGATGTGACCGACGCGTATTTCGTGATCTCGTGTCCGCTCGACGATGCACTCTCGGCGCGATTGCGGTCGCTGGCAGACGAGCATAAGTTTCTGCTCTGCTGCATCGATCAGCCGAAGTACGGTTTCGTTGCGATGGCGGCGATTGCCAAAGCAGGCCCGGTGCGCATTGCGATCGCCACCAGCGGTCTTGCTCCGCGCGTAGGCAAAATCCTCAAAGCACGGCTGCAGGCTGCGATGGATGCGCGCTTCGCGCGCTTCGTCGAGCGCCTCGGCGAGATGAAGGTGAAGATGCAGCGCGAAAAGCCCGGCCCCGCGCACGCCGACGAGCGCCGCAGCGCGATGATCGAAGCGGCCCGAGGATTCGATGCCGACGTGCGCTTTACGTATCCGCCGTGGTTCGATGCCCCTTAG
- a CDS encoding competence/damage-inducible protein A, which produces MPLSVELIAVGTELLLGQQTDTNSVFIAQSLAANGIDVYGTHAVGDNRARIASAMRGALERVTGVITTGGLGPTIDDVTKEAVCDALGLDVELNEPSLKQMQEFFAQIGREMRENNRKQAYVPRGSLVLENPRGTAPGFVAFGEDGKFIACMPGVPREMRPMLTDLLIPFLRERYAVREAIYTRVLHTVNIGESEIDHRIDDLFRASENPKIAVLAHEGLCDVKIMAKTDSQDLADTMIAQLETEIRGRLDGFIFGADDLTLQGAVHELLRARAATIAVAESCTGGRIAAALTAVPGSSQSFLGGIVAYDNAVKVEQLGVSGRTLERYGAVSEETVGEMARGVRERLHTNYGLSTTGIAGPDGGSDEKPVGLVWFAIDAEGESKTYRFHFRGDRDAVQRRATVMALGLVWRFLSLSR; this is translated from the coding sequence ATGCCCCTTAGCGTCGAGCTGATCGCAGTCGGCACCGAGCTGCTGCTCGGCCAGCAGACCGACACGAACTCGGTCTTCATCGCGCAGTCGCTCGCCGCAAACGGCATCGACGTGTACGGCACACACGCGGTCGGCGATAATCGCGCGCGAATCGCGAGTGCGATGCGTGGCGCCCTCGAGCGAGTAACCGGCGTCATCACAACCGGAGGACTCGGGCCGACAATCGATGACGTAACCAAGGAAGCCGTGTGTGACGCACTCGGACTCGACGTAGAATTAAACGAGCCCTCTCTTAAGCAAATGCAAGAATTCTTTGCACAGATCGGGCGGGAGATGCGCGAGAACAATCGCAAACAAGCGTATGTGCCGCGCGGCAGTCTCGTGCTGGAGAACCCGCGCGGCACGGCTCCCGGGTTCGTCGCGTTCGGCGAGGACGGGAAGTTCATCGCGTGTATGCCGGGCGTACCGCGCGAGATGCGCCCGATGCTCACCGACCTCTTAATTCCATTCTTACGCGAACGTTACGCGGTGCGCGAAGCCATCTATACGCGCGTGCTCCACACCGTCAACATCGGCGAATCCGAGATCGACCACCGCATCGACGATCTCTTTCGCGCGAGCGAGAATCCGAAGATCGCCGTCCTCGCTCACGAGGGCTTGTGCGACGTGAAGATCATGGCCAAGACGGATTCGCAAGACCTCGCCGACACGATGATCGCACAACTCGAGACCGAGATCCGAGGCCGCCTCGACGGATTTATCTTCGGCGCCGATGACCTCACGCTGCAAGGCGCGGTGCACGAGCTTCTGCGGGCGCGCGCTGCGACGATCGCGGTCGCGGAGTCGTGTACGGGTGGCCGGATTGCGGCGGCGCTGACCGCGGTGCCGGGTTCGTCGCAGAGTTTCCTCGGTGGGATCGTGGCGTACGACAATGCGGTCAAGGTGGAGCAGCTCGGCGTGAGCGGGCGAACGCTCGAGCGCTACGGCGCGGTGAGTGAAGAGACGGTGGGGGAGATGGCGCGCGGCGTGCGCGAACGTCTCCATACCAACTACGGCCTCTCGACCACAGGCATCGCCGGTCCCGACGGCGGGAGCGACGAGAAGCCGGTTGGTTTGGTATGGTTCGCCATCGACGCAGAGGGGGAAAGCAAGACATATCGTTTTCATTTCCGCGGTGACCGCGACGCAGTACAGCGCCGGGCAACCGTGATGGCGCTCGGTTTGGTTTGGCGTTTTCTAAGCTTGTCACGCTAA